The Fodinicurvata sp. EGI_FJ10296 DNA segment AGATGGGCTATGAGCAGATCGAATACATGGCGTCGCGCTTCCCGGATGGCGGTAACCTGCTGGAAATCCGCGGTCTCGCTGGCGTCTTCGTCGATGACGAGATCCATGCCGGGATCGAGGCCGGCGTCGAGGACTATCCGCAGTTCGAGATCGTCGGCTCCGTCCACGGCGACTGGGCCGGCGATGTGGCGCAGCAGGCCGTCGCCGGCATTCTGCCCAGTCTGCCGGAAGTGGTCGGCGTCGTGACCCAGGGCGGCGACGGCTATGGCGCGGCTCAGGCGTTCGAGGCCGCAGGGCGCGACATGCCGCTGATCATCATGGGCAACCGTCAGGACGAAATGCAGTGGTGGGCCGACGAGCGCGATGCCAGCGGCTACGAAACGCTGTCGCTGTCGATCGCGCCGGGTGTCGGCACGCTGGCCTTCTGGGTGGCACAGCAGATTCTGGCCGGCGAAGAAGTGCCCAAGGATCTGACCGTTCCGTTCCTGGTCGTCGATCAGGAATCGCTGGACGACGTCCTGGCCGAAACCCCCGAAGGATCGGTGGCCAATGTCGAGTACAGTCTGGAAGACGCCCGGGCCGTGATCGAGGACGCCCGATAAGGGCGCGGCCATAGCTGCCATAATAACGAAAGCCGAGCCGTTGGATAACGAAACCGGCAATAGCCGCGATGCCGGCAACGCGGTTCCGCTCGTCGACCTTGCGGATGTGCGCATGGCCTTCGGGGCCGTGCGCGCGCTCGACGGGGTAAGCCAGACCATCCGGCCCGGCGAATGCGTCGGGCTGGTCGGCCACAACGGCGCGGGCAAATCGACACTGGTCAACGTGATCAATGGCGGCCTGACGCCGACCGGCGGCAGCGTGACCTATTGCACAGCGGACGGCCGGACCGGCACGGGCGCACCATTTGCCCGCGCCGCCGGTGTTCGCAGCGTCTTTCAGGAACTGTCGCTGTGCGGAAACCTGACGGTCGAAGAAAATCTGCGCGTGGTTCAGGGCGATCTGATCGGGCCCGGCTGGCGCCGCCGCGCCCGCAAGCGCATCGAACAGGCACTCGACATCGTTTTCCCCGGGCACCGCATTCGCGCCGGCATGACCGTCGGCGATCTCAGTCTGGCCGAACGCCAGATGGTCGAGATTGCCGTCGGCTTTGCCGAAGGTGCGCTGCCGGCGCGCCTTGTCATTCTGGACGAGCCGACATCTTCGCTGGATGCGTCCATCGCCCGGCAGTTGCTGTCGCATATCCGGCGATTCTGCGATGACGGCGGCGCTGTTGTCTTCATTTCGCACATGCTGGGCGAAGTATACGACGTCGCGACGCGCATCGACGTGATGAAGGACGGGCTGATCACCGAAAGCCGCGCGGCCGGCAACTTCACCCAGCAGGGTCTGATCGACGCCATGGGCCATGTCGCCAATGCCGAGGCTGACGACCGCCGGACGCGCGCCGCCGAGGCCGACCGCATCGGCGACGAGGTTCTGCGCACCGAAGAGGGTCTTGCGGCACGTCGGGGCGAAATCGTCGGCCTCGCCGGACTGGCCGGGCACGGTCAGGCCGAGGCGCTGGCGCGGTTCTATATGGAGCGGTCGGCAGGACTGGGACAGGTACGCGCGCCGCAGGTGGCGTTCGTCGCGGGCGACCGGGCGCGCGACGGCATCATGCCGTTGTGGTCGATCCTGCGGAATATCACGCTGGCCCATTTGCCGCGCCTGACCCGGCGGGGTCTGGTGGACGAACCCGGCGAAGCCGCGCTGTCGGCCGACTGGAAACGCCGCATCGGCATCCGTACCGACAATGTGACCAATCCGATCCTGTCGCTGTCGGGCGGCAACCAGCAAAAGGTACTGTTCGCACGGTCGCTGGCCTCCACCGCGCCGATCGTGGTCATGGACGACCCGATGCGCGGCGTCGATGTCGGTACGAAACGCGAAGCCTATGACATGATCCGCGCCGAAGCCGCCACCGGCCGCACATTTCTCTGGTATTCGACGGAGACCGACGAAATTCGTCAGTGCGACCGCGTC contains these protein-coding regions:
- a CDS encoding ABC transporter substrate-binding protein, producing MKTTTRIVGAMALLSACVPAVANADTSDAQIALSNNYAGNSWRQAMLESWETVTEQAVADGVVAAADAYTTSENQATEQASQIQNMILQGYDAIVLNAASPTALNGAVAEACAAGIIVVSFDGVVTEPCAWRIAVDFRQMGYEQIEYMASRFPDGGNLLEIRGLAGVFVDDEIHAGIEAGVEDYPQFEIVGSVHGDWAGDVAQQAVAGILPSLPEVVGVVTQGGDGYGAAQAFEAAGRDMPLIIMGNRQDEMQWWADERDASGYETLSLSIAPGVGTLAFWVAQQILAGEEVPKDLTVPFLVVDQESLDDVLAETPEGSVANVEYSLEDARAVIEDAR
- a CDS encoding sugar ABC transporter ATP-binding protein — protein: MDNETGNSRDAGNAVPLVDLADVRMAFGAVRALDGVSQTIRPGECVGLVGHNGAGKSTLVNVINGGLTPTGGSVTYCTADGRTGTGAPFARAAGVRSVFQELSLCGNLTVEENLRVVQGDLIGPGWRRRARKRIEQALDIVFPGHRIRAGMTVGDLSLAERQMVEIAVGFAEGALPARLVILDEPTSSLDASIARQLLSHIRRFCDDGGAVVFISHMLGEVYDVATRIDVMKDGLITESRAAGNFTQQGLIDAMGHVANAEADDRRTRAAEADRIGDEVLRTEEGLAARRGEIVGLAGLAGHGQAEALARFYMERSAGLGQVRAPQVAFVAGDRARDGIMPLWSILRNITLAHLPRLTRRGLVDEPGEAALSADWKRRIGIRTDNVTNPILSLSGGNQQKVLFARSLASTAPIVVMDDPMRGVDVGTKREAYDMIRAEAATGRTFLWYSTETDEIRQCDRVFVFRNGLISAELTGDAITEENILAASFELQEAAE